AGTCGCTGAACCCGTCGGGCCGGCACCACGACCTGCTCATGGCCAATGTGTTCGCCCAGGCGGAAGCGCTGGCGTTCGGAAAGACGGCGGCCGAGGTGAAAGCCGACGGCAATCCCGACTGGCTGGTCCCCCACCGCACCTTCCCCGGCAACCGCCCGTCCAACACCCTGCTCCTCGACCACCTGACGCCCGCGGCCCTCGGCAGCCTGATTGCCCTCTACGAACACAGCGTCTTCACCCAGGGAACGATCTGGGGCGTCAACTCGTTCGACCAGTGGGGCGTCGAACTTGGCAAGGTTCTGGCCCAGCGCATCGTCCCCGAACTCGAAGCTGCGGGCGACCCGCCCCTGGCGCACGACGCGTCGACCAACGCGCTGATCCGCCGGTATCGGAAGATGAAGGGGTAGGGCGTTGCCTGCGATACTGGGAGGGAGGTGTCAGGCCGGTGTCCCGGGCTCCCGCCCGGGTCTACGTTAGGCCGCCCCGGAGGGGCGGAAGACGTGGTGATATGAGTCATACCTGATGGAGATGGTTTCCGCCCCTCCGGGGCGGCCTAACGTAGACCCGGGCGGGAGCCCGGGGACACCTCCCTCCCACGCCGGGAATACCTGCCCATACCTTCCACCCAACCCCGTTTCTCCGCGATCCAGTTCCAACTCCACCCGCCCCCTCATACCTCCCGAGGGCATTTCGATGAAGCGTCTTTCCCATGTGATCTGTTGGATCGGCCTATCCCTCACCGCACTGACCCCTCCCGCCTCCGCCCAGCCTCCCGCCCCCGACATCTGGGCCGCCGCCGTACTCCCGCAGCCGTTCGACAAGACACCTTTCCGCCCCATCAAAGTACCGGCCTGGGTGCAGGACACGGTCGGCTGCGGCTACTGCCTCTCGGTGATGGACGGCAAGGCCCGGGCGGCCGCGGCGGCACACGGCGTCGGGCTCAGCGAGATGGGCTTCGTCGACCCGTTTTACGCCTATTACGACAGCAAGCTCCTCAAGAAACGAAGCCCACACGTTCCGCCGGACCGGCTGTTGAAGGATGTCGCCGAGTACAAGAAGCTGGGCGTCCGCATCCTGGGTGTTTACCCGCCCTGTCTTCAGGGCGAAGTGTACGAGACGCACAAGGACTGGCGGCGGATCGCGACCAACACCACCGTCATTCCCCAGATCGACATGAAGCAGTACCCGCACGGCGGGATGCTCTGCCTGCTCGGGCCTTACGGGGACTTCTTCATCGACGTGTTGGCCGAGATCCTGACGACTTTTCCGGACGTGGATGCTTTCAGCTTCGACGGCCTCCATTACGGCGGCGTCTGCTACTGCGAACACTGCCGCAAGAACTACAAGGCCGAAACCGGCGGCGAGATCCCGGCCCTCGACATGAATGACCCGGCCTTCCGCCGGTACCAGCATTGGGCCGACCGGCGGATGGAAGATCTGGTTCGCCGGATGCAAACGCGGCTCAAGGGGATCAAACCCGAGGTCGCCCTGGTGACGTGGACGACGAACGCCGGTCGGTTCGGGCACTTCCTGGACATTCCGCGAAACATGCCCGCGCGGATGAACCTCCTGCTCGACGCCCCCGACCAGGAATTCTGGCTGGACGAGACCAACCGCGGCACCACCGTCGTGCCGGCCTTCGCCAACGCCTACATCTGGGCGACCACCAACCACCGCGTTGCGTTCAGCGAGCCGTACATCCTCAGCCACGGCAACCCTTACGGGAAGGACAGCTTCCCCCCGCACGAAATCGAGCGGCGGATGATGCTGGCCCTGACCTACGGTGCATCCCCAAGCATCGCCGTCGCCCAGCCAACGCACCTCCAGGCAGACTTGTACAAGTGCATGGACGCCGTGACCGCGCGCAAGCCGTGGTTGACGCACAAGACGCCGGAGCCGTGGGCGGTCATCGTGATGAGCGACAACACCCGGAACTTTTACGGCCGCTCGTCCGGCAAGGTCGAGGAACGCTACCTGTCGGCCGTGTTCGGCACCTTCCGGGCGGCCGTCGAGGAACATCTCCCCGTCAACGTAATCGCCGACTGGAACCTGACGGACGCCGACCTCGCGAAGTACAAGGTGCTGATCCTTCCCAACACCGCCTGCTTGGACGACACCCAAGCCGCCGCGGTCGCGCGGTTCGTGCGCAACGGCGGCGGTCTCGTCGCCAGTCTGGATACGAGCCTATTCGACGAGTTCGGTACGCCCAGGAAGGGATTTGCTCTCGGAGAGGTATTCGGCATCGAGTACCGCGGCCCGGCCGTCTCGTCCCAGGGAGCCAAGGAAGATCTCGACGTCAACTTCGCGAAATCGATCGGCCCGGACTACTGGGAGAAGCGGAAAAGTGTGTTCGATTTCCGTCAGGACGCCGGATCGTTCTTGAACCAGGGGAAGATGAAGACTTACGTGGGGGACCAGCCCGTCACGTTCAAGGGACCGGCCTTACGGGTTGCCGCGGGCACCGGGACCAAGACCGTGGGAACAATGCGGGCGAAAAGCACGGCCGGAGCGGCCGAATACCCGGCCGTCGTCACCAACACTTACGGCAAAGGGCGCGTCGTCTACCTGGCGTCCGGGCTCGACGCCGGGTACTACTCGTACTCCTACCCATATCAACGCCTGGTCCTCAAGCACGCGATCGGCTGGGCCGCGGGAGACGCCACGCCGCCGATGACGGTCGAGGCCCCGATGTGTGTTCACGCGACACTGATGCGGCAGGTCAAAGACGGCGAACGGCTCGTCGCGCATCTGTTCAGCGACCTCAACACGACCGCCCACCACGCGCTGCCCCAGGACGACGTACCGTTGCGCGAGGAAGCCGTGCCGATCCACGACATCGCGATCACCTTCGCCCCGCAGTACCGCTTCAAATCCGTCCACCTCGAACCGGGCGGCAAGGCGCTGGAAATGCAAAAGACTGCCACCGGAACCCGCGTCGTCGTGCCCCGGCTCGACGTTCATGCGATGGTGGTGGGCGAACTCGAAGCTGCCCGGTAAAGAATCCCCGCGCTGTCATCCGTCATGCGAGCGGACGACAGCGCGACTCACCCGACCGAGACTCTTACTTTCCACCCTTCGCACCGTGTTCCAGCCACGCCCACCGGAACAGGTTACGGGCGTCGGTATACCGCCCGTCCACCGAGGTCGACCCGAGTACGACCAGGATCAGGCGGTCGTCGCCTCGCTTGGCACTGGCGACGAGGCAATTCCCGGCCGGCGTAGTCGTCCCCGTCTTGACGCCTTCGTACCCTTCGATGTCGAGCAACTTGTTGGTATTCGTCCAGGTCACTTTCCGCTTTCCGCCGTCCGGTTCGGTCACTTCGCACTCGTGCCGGCGCGTAGAAACGTATTTCCGGAATCGCTCGTCCTTCATCGCTTCCAAAGTGAGTGCGGCGAGGTCGCATGCGCTCGACACGTTCCCGCTGCTCAGCCCGTTGGGGTCCTTGTAAGCCATTTCCTTGAGGCCGAGCGACTTGGCCCGCCGATTCAGTTCCGCCACGAACTGCTGTAGGCTGTCTCCTTCTCCGTCCGAAGATCCCTTGAACCGCGGCCCGAAATGCTCGCCCAGCGCGACGGCCGCGTCGTTGCCGGACGGCAGCAACAGCCCGTACAGCAATTCCTTCACGGGCACCTTCTCGCCGACGAGGAGCTTGGCCGAACTGCCGGTCGTCTTGGCCGCGCGTTCGGAGTACGTGACGACCTCGTCCAGCACCTTGGGGTCGGCGGCGGCCAGGCGGAGAACGACCCACGCCGTCATGATCTTGGACGTGCTGGCCATCGGCCGGGCCTCGGCTTCGTTGCCGCCCCGCAGCACCTTGCCAGTCTTCCCGTCCATTACGACCCACGCTTTGGCGGTCACATACGGCGGCCCGTCGAGCGGGTCGGCGGCGGTTTTTGTCGGGGGTTTCTCGGATTGCGCCGTCACGGTTGTCGGCGTCAGGAATGCCAGAAGTGCCAATGCCGGCAGGAGTCGGCGGACCATTTCGTCTCCGAATCGTTGAGAGTGCGAGAGAGGGAATTTCCGGTAGCTTACCGCGGGACAGTGGGGCGGACAGTTACGTTTCGCCCACATCCACACTTTGACACTGATCGAGGTGCGATGCAAAATCGAGTGACTGTGCCGGTCGAAGGGGCAGCGTTCGTTGTCGTGAGCTGCACGACCGGCAGTTATGGCCCCGAATTCCTACTTCGCGGTAGCCTCACCATTTCTTCATCCCATCGCCGCGATTACAATCTCCCCGTCGCGTCAGTGCCCGCTTCCCCTCTCCTGCCAGCGGACTCTCACCTATGTTCATCTTCGACAAACCGCCGACCCCGTCGTGTCACGCGTCGACGCTTTTGGAAGTCGAGCCGGGTAAGTTGTTGGCCGCGTGGTTCGGCGGTCGCGACGAGGGCGCGAAGGACGTCCAGATCTGGTCCAGCCGGTTTGACGGTGCGGCGTGGTCGACGCCGGAGGTGATCGGGACCGAGCCGGGTTTCCCGTGCTGGAATCCCGTCCTGTTCCAGACCGCCAAGGGCACGCTCTGGCTCTGGTATAAAGCCGGTCCGTCGCCGATGACCTGGACGGGCTATTCGCGCAAATCCCCCGACGGCGGCAAGACGTGGTCCAAGCCCGAGATGCTGCCGGCCGGGTGTTACGGCCCGGTCCGCGCGAAGCCGATCCGCCTCGCCGACGGCACGATTCTGGCCGGCACTTCCGTGGAGAGCCACCGCTGCTGGACGCCCTACGTCGACCGCTCCACCGACGACGGCGAGACTTGGCTGCGGTCGAACGCGTTCTCCACCAAGGATGGGCACAACCAGATCCAGCCGACGCTGTTCGAGGGGAAAGACGGCACGATCGTCGTACTAATGCGGTCGAAGAGCCCGCGCAAGATTTGCCGTTCGGAGTCACGCGACGGCGGCAAGACGTTCACACCCGCGGAGCCGACCGAACTGGCCAACCCGAGCGCGGGCATCGATTGCGTCAAGACGCGGGCCGACGACGTGTTCCTGATCTACAACCCGACGCCGATGCTCCGCACGCCGATCAGCCTCGCCCGCTCGACCGACGACGGGAAGACGTGGGCCAAAGTCGTCGACTTGGAGACTGAACTCGGTGAATTCTCGTACCCGGCAATGATCGAGAGCGCCAAGGGCACACTCGAAATCGCGTACACCTGGCACCGCAAGCACATCAAACACGTCAGCGTCGATCCGACGAAGTACAGAGGTTAGCACTGATTATCCAAGATTCGCTAGCGACGTAAAAGTTGCCGAATCATGCACACGCCCAACAAAAACAGAGAGAAATATATCAACAGAACCACGGAAACCAGTAGAATTGCGATGCCAGTGAGTATTCGATCGATATCTTCGGATAGCCCTCCTGAAGTGTTTCCAAAATCTGCCGATGATCTACCGATCGATATCGAGCCGAAGTTAAAATGGAAAGTCATGCATATATAGACGAGATAAATTGCAAAAAAGATCGGGCCGAATACTTTCCAGGCTGCATCCGCGCACGGGCCGCCGACCGGACCGAATTGAGAAGTATCGATGGGTATGTGGACATAGTGTTTCAGTATATCGATAGGATCGTCCACAAAAGACCTCCAAAAACCTGTCTGTTTTGGTTGCTATCGACGACTCGTTCGCGGTCTGGGTGACGTAATCCGATCTGAGCGTGCGTCGGGCCGTCAACCCGGTGACTCCGGATCCTTGCCCGGGTCTACGTTCGGGCGATCCCCCGGCGAAGTACGGGGGTAGCGCCTGCGGCCTGTCGACCTCACGAACTTGCCCGACCTCGATTTCGCCTCGGACGTTGATCGCTCGCGAGAGCCGCGATCATGAGTGCCGCGATTGCGCCCATCAAAATCACGGCAATGATCGTCGTCACGACGACCAACACGATTCGAAGGACCATAGCCAACAAGTCAGCCAAACCTTGAGCGGCCCCGGCGAACAAGGCGGTCATTCCCGCGGCGATTTGGGGGCCCTGAGTGCCACTGACAATGACGAGCCAAACGGTGTAAACAACCGGACCGAGAATGTGCCAGAACGCGACCGCGAACGGCCCGGCGACCGGACCGAGTTGGGTAAAGTCAATGGGCGGAAGAGCGGGATCGTTCACGAAGATCTCTCCCGTGGGCCGGAAATCTCGGTATTGGACCGCGGCACACAAGAGAAGAGCCACGAGCCCCGCGAATATTCCCGCCGATCAGCAACGACGGGGCACGCGACAGGCCGCGTGGCCGAGGATGATGTCGCCGTTGACGGTGGCGGTCGTCGTTGCTTCCCAGCCACGGGCGAGCCGGGCGTCGAGCAGTTCGTCCGGCGTCGGCCGGTGGTCCCAGACGGCGACCGCCGTCACCACGCCGAATCAGGTGCAGTCGTAAACGAGCCAGCATCCGGCGGGATACGGAAATAGGAAGTCGTGGCTGTATTCGTCCTGCGCGACGGCGTCCGCCGGGACGATTTGCGGGGTCATGCCAAGCAGCCAGTCGAAGGCATGCTTCATTGAGGTGTGCGTGCCGACGATCGCGGCCAGCGGGGCGAACAACGCTTCGGATAACGCGGCGCGGTTTTCGATCGGGAAGGGGGCCACGTCGCGTTTCCTCGAATAGCAGACTGTCGAAGACCGCCCCCACTCTCCACAACAGAGAGTGGGGCAGTCTTTCACGTCAGACCTTTCGGCACCCCGGCCCTTCGAGCGGCGGGAGTTTGTCGGTCATGTGCGCGGTGCCGAGTTGAATCAACTCGGCGACTCGCGCCCGGTTGATTTCGATGTAATCCTGCCACTGCGGCGGAATGTCCCGATCTAGGAACAGCGCCTCGACCGGACACTCCGGGGCGCACGCGCCGCAGTCGATGCACGGGTCGGGATTGATGTAGAGTTGCTTTTCGTCCTGGTAGAAACACTCGCAAGGACAGACCACCACGCAGTCGGTGTACTTGCAGTCCGAACACGGTTCGGTGACGACGAACGCCATGCCATTCCCCTTTCTACCGCCGCCCGTTTCGCGCGAAGCGATCGGGGCAGTGGTTCATGAATTGGGGGGCGTTGGGCCGGTCTGGTGGCCTCGACCCGCGCGAATCGCGGGGTCTCGTGCCCGATTCGGGTGACCGCCCCGGCGAACCTCGCCGTTGACCGGTCCCACAAACAGCCGTCGCGTGCGGCGTGTGGTACGCGACGTACCACCGTTGTTTCTCGCCAGTCCGCGCGGCGCCAAGCATCTCGTGCTCGCCCCCCTTGGATAATGACGATATCGTCCGGGCGGAGCGGGTTCAACAAACGAATTCCTCGGCGAGCGGTTTGTCTCCAGCTGAAATAGCCCGAACTGGCTCCCGGAAGCCGATATCCGCTCGCTTTTCACCCACCTTCCGCAAGATAATCGGCAGACCTCTCGGAATTCACTCAGTGGAGACGTTCCTGATGTTCCGCGCCGTGTGGGCGACCGGGCTCGCTATAGCACTTCTCGCATCCATAACCGACCTGCGTGCCCAGGCACCGGCCGCCAAACGGCCGATCACGCACGCGGATTACGAAATCTGGAACACGATGACCGGCGTCAAGCTGTCGCCCGACGGCCGGTATCTGGCGTACCGCCTCGCTCCGCCCGAAGGGGACGCGGACATCGTAATCCGGACTTTGACCACGGGGGCCGAGATCCGCATCCCGACCGGCGGTCGACCGGCCACGCCGCCCGCGACTCCCGCCGATCCTTCGGCACCACCCCCGGAACCGGCCCCCGCGCCGGAAGCGACAGCCGGCACCGGTCCGGCCGGCGGACCACAGTTTTCGCCGGACTCGAAGTTGCTCCTCGTCCCGCTCACGCCGACCAAGGCGGAGTTGGACAAGGCAAAAGCCGACAAGGTGAAAACGGACGAGATGCCGAAGGCGGCGCTGGCCATCATTGAGTTGGAGACTGGCAAGATCGTGACGCGGGTCGAACACGTGCGGGCGTTCAGCGTATACGGGCCGGGCACCGGCTTGTTGGTCTATCAGAAGGAACCGAAGCCGGAAGACATGCCGAAGACCGACACGCGCCCGAAAGAAGTCGCCCCGGCTCCCGCACAACCCCGCGGTCCGGGAACCCGCCAGCGACCACCAGGAGCCGGCGGTCCGACCGGCGGTGCCACACCTGCCCCACGCCTCACGTTCGGCACCGATCTCGTCGTGCGCAACCTGGCGACCGGGTCAGAAACGCTCTTCGCCGACGTAGCCGAGTATTCGATCACCAAGGATGTCAAACAGATCGTCTTCACGGTCCAATCGAAATCGGCCGGTCGGAACGGTGTTTACGTGGCCCCGCTGACCGGGGCCGCGGTGCCGACCGCGCTAACCAGCAGTCTGGGCCGATTTTCCCGGCTCACCTGGAACGAAGGGCAGAGCAAGCTCGCGTTCTTCGTGGGCGATCCACCGCCGGCCCCGCCGCCCAGTGCGGCCGTGACTGGGGCCGTCGCAGTACCCGCGCCCGGGCCGACGAAGGTGCGGGTATTCGTCTGGGACCGAACCGCTACGCCACCAGTCGTCAACCCAATGGCGGTGGTCGCGTCGGCAGTGGTTCATGTCGCGGGGGCTGCCCCGGCCGAAGAAATTCTCGGCGCGAGCGTACCCGGGCTGAAATCGGGCTGGGCCATCGTCGACCGCAGCGGGTTACGCTTTTCGACCGACGGACTGAAGCTGGAAGTCGCCACCGCTCCGGTCTTGTCGCGCGAGTCGGTGGCCGCCCCCGAAACACCGCCTTCTGCTCCGGCTGAGCCGCCCGCGGCCACTCCCGGCACCCCTCGCGGGCCAGCCCGTGCGGACGCGGACAAAGTCGAACTCGATATCTGGCACTGGAAGGATGACTACGTCCAGCCGATGCAGAAAATCCGCTCCGCGGCCGACCGCATGCGGACCTACCGCGCTGTGTATTTCCTCGACACCAAACAGTTCCGCCACCTGTCCGACGCGGACACGGACGTGTTCGTGCCCAGTCACGGTGACTGGGGTCTCGCGTCGAACGACAAGCGGTTCCGCGGTCAGCAGTGGCTCTCGCCGACCCCGCGCGACTATTCGCTGGTCAACGTTCGCACGGGCGAAGCCAAACCGATCCTGGCGGGCCAGGACTCCGCCGTCTTCCGGTCCCCGGACGGCAAATCGCTGGTCGCGTTCGATGGCCATGACTGGCACGGACTCTCGGTCCCAGTCGGGCAGAAGGCCAACCTGACGGCCAAGCTCCCGACGACCTTCTTCAACGAGGAGTTCGACAGCCCATCCACCCCGCCACCTTACGGCATGGCCGGCTGGACGAACGACGGGAAATACGCCCTGCTCGAAGACCGGTTCGACATCTGGAAGGTCGCCATCGATGGGAGTGAAGCCGTGAACCTGACGGGTACTGGGACCGGCAAAAATCGCAAGATCCGATACCGGCACGTCCGGCTCGCCGAGCCCGAAGAGGGCGAGGACCGCGGCGTCGACCTGACGAAGCCCATGCTGCTGGCGGTCGAAAATCTCGTCACGCACGACACCGGCTTCTACCGCATGGAACCGGGGTCCAGGCCCAAGCTGCTCGTGATGGGAGCCCGGCGGTACGGCACGCCGACCAAGGCCAAGTCCGCCGACACCATGATCTTCACCGTCTCCACCTTCTACGACCACCCGGACTACTACGTCGCCGACAAGGACTTTCACGAGATCCGCCGGGTGACCAACGCGAACCCGAAGGTGCGCGAATTCAACTGGGGCAAGGCGGAACTGATCCACTACCACTCGGCCGACGGTGCCCCGCTGAGCGGCATCCTGATCAAGCCGGAAGACTTCGACCCGATGAAGAAATACCCGATGATGGTGTACATCTACGAGCGGCTGTCGGGCGGCCTACATAACTTCACTCTCCCGAAAGCCGGCACGTCGATCAACCCGACGTACTACGCCAGTAACGGCTATCTGGTGTTCATGCCCGATATCAAATACACCGTCGGCGCGCCCGGCCAAAGTGCCCTGAAGTGCGTCCTCCCGGCAATTCAGGCGGTCGCCGATAAGGGCTACGTGAACGAGGCGGCCATCGGCATCCAAGGCCACTCTTGGGGCGGGTATCAGATCGCATACCTGGTGACACAGACGGGCCGCTTCAAGGCGGCGGCCGCCGGGGCCCCGGTGTCGGACATGGTTAGTGCCTACGGCGGCATCCGCTGGGGGACGGGCCTACCGCGGCAGTTTCAGTACGAGCGAACGCAGAGCCGGATCGGCAAGACGCTCTGGGAGACCCCGATGAAGTACATCGAAAACTCACCCATCTTCATGGCCGACCGGGTCCAGACGCCGCTGATGATGCTCCACAACGACCAGGACGACGCGGTCCCCTGGTATCAGGGCATCGAGTACTATCTGGCCCTCCGCCGACTCGGCAAGGAAGTCTACCTGTTGAACTACAACGGCGAACTGCACGGCTTGCGAAAGAAAGCCAACCAGCGGGATTACACCCTGCGAATGCAGCAGTTCTTCGACCATCACCTCAAGGGCGCGCCCGCGCCCGAGTGGATGGCGAAGGGGGTGCCTTACAACGAGCGGGACAAGGAGAAAGAACAGTGGAAGAAGCTGTTCGGCCTGGAGAAGAAAGCACAGTGATGCGAACGCTTCCGGCGCTCGGCGCGGGTCTCCGATCCCGCGCCGAGCGCCTGAGATTGCTACACCCTCACACCGTACTGCTTCAATGTCTCCTGATTCAACTCAATACCCAGGCCTGGTTTGTCCGGAAGCGTGAGCATGCCGTCGGCGTCCGGCCGGAACGGGTTCACGATCAGGTCGTCAACGTAAGGGGATGGGGTGATGAACTCGACGTAGCTCGCGACCGGTAAGGCGGCCGTCAGGTGTAGGTCGGCGGCGAGGCCGACGGCCGTGTTCCAGCCGTGTGGGACGAGTTGGATGTTATGCTCGTAAGCCATCCAGCCGATCCGCCAGGCCTCCGTCAGTCCGCCGCACTTGGTGCAGTCCGGTTGCAGGATATCGGCCGCGTGGGCCTGGATGTACGGCCAGAAGCTCTGCCGCCGGGTCAGGACTTCGCCAGTAGTGATGGGGATCGGCGAATGCAGTCGGAGTTCGACGAAACCGGCGAGGTCGTCGGGCGGCAGCGCCTCCTCGAACCAGGTCACGTCATACCCCGCTAACATCTGGGCCGTCCGCAGTGCCCACTTGTACCCGTGCGGCCAGTAGGCGTCGCTTCCGCCGGCGTCGACCATTAACTCGACGTTCGGGCCGACGACGTCGCGGGCCGTGCGAACGAGGAGTTCGTCCGTCTTGGCGTCCCGCCGCCCGAACGGCTTCCACCCGAGCTTGATCGCCCGAAACCCCCGCGCGACCGCCTGCTTCAGCTTCTCGCCCAACGGCTCCGGTTCGTCGAATAGCAACGACCCGTAGGGCTTGATCCGGTTCCGGTAAACGCCCCCAAGGAGGCGGGCGACGGGTTGGTTGCAGATCTTGCCAAAGAGATCCCACAGGGCGATGTCGATGCCGCTGATGGCGTGTTCGACGGACCCGCCGCGGCCCTGCCAAAAGGTATGCTGGCGAAGTTTCTCGGACACACGGGCCGGTTCGTCGGCCCGCTCGCCGATCAGGAACGGGCGGAGGAGCTTGCCCGCGGCCGCGACCAGGGCCACACTCGTCATCGCGCTGCCGACCCCGACGCGGCCGTCGTCGGTGATGACTTCGACGATGGTGTGGAGGTTATCTTCGGGGGTGAGTTCGGCGGTCCACCCGCCCTCGACGGTGCCCCCGGCCAGGCCGGTCAACCGAAGGTCGGCGATCTTCATCAGCGGTCTCGCGTGGAGTTGCGGTGCGGAGTCTCCGTGAGAAGATACCAAGAACGGGGGGTTAGTGGCCGCTCCCGTTCAACGCAACGCCGTTCGTCGCCGCGGCCACGAAACCGAGAGGGCGGTCGCCGCGCCGGGACGCAAGACCCGATCGATTCTCCCGGAACTGCTCCTTGGCCCACGCCCAGTCCCATTCGTTCACGTCAACGAACCGGAGGACGAGCAGATTCTTCAGTTCTTCGATCTCCGCGAAGCTCATGTCGGCGGTGTCCCTCACCACCGCATCGAGGTCGAGGGCCGAACGAATGTCCTGGTGCCAGCGGTTCGAGAGCGTGCGCCGTAATTCCGCGCTTGGCTTTGGGAACTGGAGGGTGAGGTCGATTCGCCCCGGCCGGCGGAACGCCGCGTCGATCCGGTCGATCGGACAGTTGGTGGTGAACACGTACACGACGCCCTCATTTACCTCGATGCCGTCGAGCGAGGAAAGAAACACGGCTTGGTCGTCGGTATCGGCTTTCGCGTCGCGGTCCCGAAGGGCCACGTCCATGTCGTCGAAAAAGATGACGCCCCGGGTCGTGACCTGGAACAGTGCTTTGACCGCCGCGGCCGGGTTGCAATCCCGCCGGGCCGCCTGGTAATCGTCCGGGCCGACGATCCTGACCTCCCACCCGCGTTGCTCGGCTTCCCGGCGGATCCACCGGCACGCGGACGTCTTCCCGTTGCCGGGCGGCCCGGTGAGCAACAACCCGCGCTTGGCTCGGCCGCCGAGCGCGCGAATTCGTTTAAGGTTTCTCGGGTCGAGAAACCCGATCGTATTTCGCCAAACGGTTTCGCGTTGCCCGTCC
This portion of the Fimbriiglobus ruber genome encodes:
- a CDS encoding AAA family ATPase, coding for MSNTIADFTADHRAIVDTAAKAAGFSDPVVFDLDEFQTPLLEHATRGAFVPVDGVFIRDWSPDWRKTRPGMMYGIRLYTVNGITFARSYCASAPELSCFGYDFFIVDRKDYVRLYRAALRYKRASDEEAEEPPVMPDGQRETVWRNTIGFLDPRNLKRIRALGGRAKRGLLLTGPPGNGKTSACRWIRREAEQRGWEVRIVGPDDYQAARRDCNPAAAVKALFQVTTRGVIFFDDMDVALRDRDAKADTDDQAVFLSSLDGIEVNEGVVYVFTTNCPIDRIDAAFRRPGRIDLTLQFPKPSAELRRTLSNRWHQDIRSALDLDAVVRDTADMSFAEIEELKNLLVLRFVDVNEWDWAWAKEQFRENRSGLASRRGDRPLGFVAAATNGVALNGSGH